The Vagococcus penaei genome includes the window TATTTTCTTTGTCACTCACACCAGCAATCACTCGGTCAACCTGACTGAGTGTCCCGTCTCCAGCTGATAATTCCACAATTGGTGGATCAGTAGTTGCTTCTTCTAATTCGTAGCCTGTTGCAAAAATATTACTATCAATTGCTGGCTCCACTTGGAACGTATTTTGTTTCCGTTTTTCAATGGTGACATGAATTTTGGCTGGTTGCACACTCGCTTTAACGGAAGCTGGTTTACCAACTACTTCTAAAGGCACTTCATAAGTTCCTTCTTTATAGTTGGTCAAGTCCATCACAACAGAAAAAGTTCTCGTCTCAGAATTCGATTCTTTATCCAGTAAAATTTTATTCGCACTTGTCAATTTTACACTAACTGCTTTCTTATAACCAGAAATAAAATATTTATCTTGATTATAAGTGACATTAACTGGCACATTGATGGCTGTTGCTTCTAAATCATTTAGACCAACCGTCGGCTCTCCTCCTTGGTTAGAGGTATTTGCATTAAAATATAACAGGATTGCAAAAAATAAAGAAAGAATTTTTAATAGCCATGGTAGGCGTTCTTTAGATTTCATCATTTTTTACCTCCTTTTGAAATAGAAAAACTTTCAAAAAATTGGTATAAACTCGATTTTTTCATTTCTTTATCATCACTAATTAATTCTTCACGCAAAATTTTTAAATACTGTTCACGTGTCAAATGCGGCTTGAAGTGATTACGATACGTTAAACTAACGTCACCGGTTTCTTCGGAAACAACAATCGTTAAAGCATCTGTTACCTCGCTCAAACCAATTGCTGCCCGATGCCTAGTCCCAAATTCTTTAGGAATACGCATACTATCTGATAACGGTAAATAAGAACAAGCAGAAGCGACTTTATCCCCTTGAATGATTACAGCTCCATCATGTAATGGTGTATTAGGAATGAAAATATTGATTAATAATTGATTGGAAATATCTGAATCTAAAGGAATACCAGTATCAATGTATTCATTTAAGCTACTATCCTGTTCAATCGAAATTAACGCACCAATTTTACGTTTCGACATGTACTGAATAGCTTCATCTAAATCATCAATTAATTTATCTTTATAATCAGTTTCTTTAACAGAAGGTCGGAGTAGCGCACCTCGTCCCAGATGTTCTAGCCCACGACGGACTTCTGGCTGAAAAATAACGATTGCTGCAATTGCTCCATATGTGATGACTTGACTCATTAACCAAGAAACAGTATTAAGACCAATCCAACCACTAATAATCCGGATAACAATAATAATGGCAATCCCTTTAAATACTTGAATAGCTTTTGTTCCATTCAATAATTGTAATAATTTATAGATAAAGTACCACACAACCACAATATCTAATAAATGAACTAGGGTTTTCCATGACAACAGATTATCTAACAGACTTTGCCAACTCATTGATTTTACTATATCTAATAATTGAATCATTTTATCCCCCTTCCTTAGCTATTTGATTTTTATGCGGTCTAACTTATTTGTTAAAAAAGACAAAGTTCAGCTATCTTCACAAGGAAAACAGTGTCTTTGTCTCAATTATTAATTTTTAGCACGTTTAAGGTAAGTACCTTCTGATGTATTAATTTCTAGTTTTTCGCCAACTTCAATAAAGTCAGGTACATTGACCACTAAACCAGTTTCCATTGTTGCTGGTTTACCAGAACCAGTCACAGTTGCTCCTTTAATTGACGGTTGTGTTTCAACAACTTCAAGCACAACAGAAGTCGGCAAACTAACACCAACTACTTCGTCACCGTAGAATTGAATTTTTACTTCCATGTTATCAAGTAAATATTTTAATTCTTCTTCAATCACTGCAACAGGAATTTCATATTGTTCATAAGTTGATAAATCCATAAAGACTGCAACATCTTCTTGTGTATACAAGTATTGAACAGACTTACTGTCAATATGCGCTTTTTTCACTTTTTCATCTGGGCGCATTGTTGTATCAGTTGTTGAACCAGAACGAACATCTCTCAGTTTCAAACGCATAACAGTATTACCTTTTCCAGGTTTGTGGTGGCTAGATTCAATTACTTTAATTAATTTACCATCTTTCTCAAACGTCATTCCTGCTCTTAAATCTGCTGCTGATATCATATTAAAATCTTCCTTTCATTGAAATACTTTATAATTGTACCATAAAACTAGGCTTTTTGACTGAAATATCGAAAAAATTTACGAATCTATTACCAATTTTACTCCATTTACGTCACCTTTTTAAGACTTTCTTAAAGAACACACAAAAAAAATGAGAGGGGTGTCTCTCATCTTTTTTAGTTGCTATTTTTAATTTTAATTGGTGTTTTTTTAATATTGTTCTAAATATTGTTCACGTTCCCATTCAGAGACTTGTTCTCTAAATGCTGACCACTCCATTTGTTTTGCTGCCACAAAGTTACGATAAATATGATTTCCTAAAGCTTCTTGGACCACTTCATCTTCGCGTAATGCTTTAACAGCATTGTGTAATGTTGATGGTAAGTCAGTAATGTGAGCTTCACGTCGTTCTTCTTCTGTCATGACATAGATATTACGGTTAACTTCAGCTGGTGGTGTTAATTTTCTCTCAACGCCATCTAAACCAGCTCGTAATAATGTTGCCATTGCAAGATAAGGATTAGCTGTTGGGTCAACAGAACGTAATTCTAAACGTGTTGACATGCCTCGTGAACTTGGAACACGAACTAATGGTGAACGATTTTTACCGCTCCAAGCCACATAAACAGGTGCTTCATAACCAGGAACTAACCGCTTATATGAGTTAACGATTGGGTTACAAATTGCTGTATATCCACGTGCGTGTTCTAATAAGCCAGCTAAGAAATGATAAGCCGTTTGACTTAATCCATCCTGACCATTCTCATCGTAGAACGCATTACCATCTTGATTGAATAGGGACATATTAATATGCATGCCTGAACCAGCAATTCCGTGTAATGGTTTTGGCATAAATGTCGCGTGTAGACCATGTTTACGAGCAATTGTTCGGACAACTAATTCAAAGGTTTGAATTTTATCACATGCTTCAACAGCATCAGCATATTTAAAATCGATTTCGTGTTGACCTGGCGCACATTCATGGTGAGAAGCTTCAACTTCAAATCCTAAACTTTCTAACTCAAGTACAATGTCACGACGACAATTTTCACCTAAATCGATTGGGGCATAGTCAAAATAACCACCATTGTCATTTAATTGATTAGTTGGGCGATTGTTTTCATCCATTTTAAATAAAAAGAATTCTGGCTCAGGTCCAATGTTAAATTCAGTAAAGCCCATTGCCTTCATATCTCTGATAATACGTTTTAAATTACCACGTGGGTCACCTTCAAACGGTGTACCATCTGGTTTGTACACGTCACAAATCAGACGAGCTACCTTGCCTTTTTCGCTTTCCCAAGGGAAGACCATCCAAGTAGAAAAGTCTGGATATAAATACATGTCGCTTTCTTCAATTCGAACGAACCCTTCGATTGACGACCCATCAAACATCATCTTGTTATCTAATACTTTTTCAATCTGACTGATTGGCACTTCCACATTTTTAATCCGTCCTAAAATGTCGGTAAACATTAATCGTAAAAATCGAACATTCTCTTGTTTAGATGCCTCAATAATTTGTTCTTTTGTCGTATACTTGCTCATGTACGTGTCCCATCTTTCCATTATAGATTTAAAATTTTTTCTGTTGGTTTAACCCACTTTCACGCAATAAATCATTATACAGAGCAATTCGAATCTTTTCTTCAGACACTGCTTCCTGTTTTTTCTTAACAGCATCTAGCTCTTGATTGATTTCTTTCAACGTAAAACCAGACTCAATCATCTCTTTGATTTCCAGTAATTGGTCAATGTCCTTTAAAGAAAATAGACGATTGTTTCCCGCATTGCGCTCTGGTTTGATTAATCCTTGTGCTTCATAATAACGAATTTGCCGAGCCGTTAATTCGGTTAACGTCATCACCGAACCCATTGGGAAGACAGCCATTGTCCGCCTAAATTCTTTATTAACCATCTATACCACTTCTTTCGTATCAAAGGTTATACAGATAATAACAATCATCAAAAAAAAGTCAACAACTCATGTCAGATAATCTAACATGAGTTGCAACTTTTTTTGATTACTGTTGATAAAACTGCTCATTTAGCCATTTCGAGCCACTTTTAGCGTACCCATTAACAAGATAAGTACCAGTTTCTTCTTGATATTCCCAATGGTCAACAATTGTCTTCAAAGTCATTTCATTTAACAAATAAGCCTTATCCTCACTTAATTCAGCTTGATAAGGTACTAAGACCAATTTCATTTCTTTAATAATTGCCGTTTTCAACTCATCGGCATCTGCGGGGTTCAAAGCCGAAATTAAACAACTTGGAAAAAGTGTCGGAACAAAACTATCTTGGTCACACAAATCGGCTTTATTATACACTGTCAAAACAGGTATTTCTTCCATATCTAACTGTTTCAATAAGTGTAATACCGTCTGTTCTTGTTGCAAACGGTCGGTCGAACTAGCATCGACAACATGAAGCAATAAATCCATTCCACGACTTTCTTCAAGTGTTGATTGAAAAGCTTCAATTAACTGTGTTGGTAAGTCTTGAATAAAGCCAACAGTATCTGTTAACGTCATTTGCATGCCACTTGGTAGCGTCCATTTTTTAGTCAACGGA containing:
- a CDS encoding YbbR-like domain-containing protein, which produces MMKSKERLPWLLKILSLFFAILLYFNANTSNQGGEPTVGLNDLEATAINVPVNVTYNQDKYFISGYKKAVSVKLTSANKILLDKESNSETRTFSVVMDLTNYKEGTYEVPLEVVGKPASVKASVQPAKIHVTIEKRKQNTFQVEPAIDSNIFATGYELEEATTDPPIVELSAGDGTLSQVDRVIAGVSDKENISSDFSETVKLYAINKKGETLDVQIKPDEVKVNVVVTAPRKKVKVNPVQSGTIPQGIKDYTFSIKDNEVEIEGPKSIIDEISGIDLKIDTSNIRETLSGSYVVVVPKNVKVSPETVFVTVTPNKSDSDKSSKSEESEKKSQSKSTDKIN
- the cdaA gene encoding diadenylate cyclase CdaA, producing the protein MIQLLDIVKSMSWQSLLDNLLSWKTLVHLLDIVVVWYFIYKLLQLLNGTKAIQVFKGIAIIIVIRIISGWIGLNTVSWLMSQVITYGAIAAIVIFQPEVRRGLEHLGRGALLRPSVKETDYKDKLIDDLDEAIQYMSKRKIGALISIEQDSSLNEYIDTGIPLDSDISNQLLINIFIPNTPLHDGAVIIQGDKVASACSYLPLSDSMRIPKEFGTRHRAAIGLSEVTDALTIVVSEETGDVSLTYRNHFKPHLTREQYLKILREELISDDKEMKKSSLYQFFESFSISKGGKK
- the efp gene encoding elongation factor P codes for the protein MISAADLRAGMTFEKDGKLIKVIESSHHKPGKGNTVMRLKLRDVRSGSTTDTTMRPDEKVKKAHIDSKSVQYLYTQEDVAVFMDLSTYEQYEIPVAVIEEELKYLLDNMEVKIQFYGDEVVGVSLPTSVVLEVVETQPSIKGATVTGSGKPATMETGLVVNVPDFIEVGEKLEINTSEGTYLKRAKN
- the glnA gene encoding type I glutamate--ammonia ligase produces the protein MSKYTTKEQIIEASKQENVRFLRLMFTDILGRIKNVEVPISQIEKVLDNKMMFDGSSIEGFVRIEESDMYLYPDFSTWMVFPWESEKGKVARLICDVYKPDGTPFEGDPRGNLKRIIRDMKAMGFTEFNIGPEPEFFLFKMDENNRPTNQLNDNGGYFDYAPIDLGENCRRDIVLELESLGFEVEASHHECAPGQHEIDFKYADAVEACDKIQTFELVVRTIARKHGLHATFMPKPLHGIAGSGMHINMSLFNQDGNAFYDENGQDGLSQTAYHFLAGLLEHARGYTAICNPIVNSYKRLVPGYEAPVYVAWSGKNRSPLVRVPSSRGMSTRLELRSVDPTANPYLAMATLLRAGLDGVERKLTPPAEVNRNIYVMTEEERREAHITDLPSTLHNAVKALREDEVVQEALGNHIYRNFVAAKQMEWSAFREQVSEWEREQYLEQY
- a CDS encoding MerR family transcriptional regulator; translated protein: MVNKEFRRTMAVFPMGSVMTLTELTARQIRYYEAQGLIKPERNAGNNRLFSLKDIDQLLEIKEMIESGFTLKEINQELDAVKKKQEAVSEEKIRIALYNDLLRESGLNQQKKF